Proteins from a single region of Chitinibacter bivalviorum:
- a CDS encoding protein-glutamate methylesterase/protein-glutamine glutaminase, with the protein MAKIRVVVVDDSALIRSLLKEVIDTAGDMVCVATAPDPLIAREYIRELNPDVITLDVEMPKMDGLDFLARLMRLKPTPVLMISSLTEQGSEVALRALELGAVDFIAKPKMNIASKIDEYTDEIREKIRMASKAKVRSLIHDPISPSHTADAVLAKSSRPLLKSEKIIIVGSSTGGTEALKEFLMPMPPDAPAIMIAQHMPESFTKSFANRLNSLCRISVKEAEHGERVLPGHAYIAPGHSHLILGVSGANYVCELSQASPVNRHRPSVDVLFRSAANVAGRNAVGVILTGMGKDGAQGMLEMHQAGSHNFAQDEASCVVFGMPKEAIAVGGVHDIVPLKDMSQRVLAWIAANSSRALRI; encoded by the coding sequence ATGGCAAAGATTCGGGTAGTTGTCGTTGATGACTCAGCGCTGATTAGAAGTTTATTAAAAGAAGTGATTGATACCGCTGGTGACATGGTCTGCGTGGCAACCGCTCCGGATCCATTGATTGCACGCGAGTATATACGCGAGCTTAATCCTGACGTGATTACACTTGACGTTGAAATGCCAAAAATGGACGGTTTGGATTTCTTGGCTCGCTTAATGCGCCTTAAGCCTACTCCGGTTCTCATGATCTCCTCCTTGACCGAGCAAGGATCGGAAGTTGCGCTAAGAGCATTGGAATTGGGCGCAGTCGATTTTATTGCCAAGCCAAAAATGAATATTGCCAGTAAAATTGATGAATACACCGATGAGATTCGGGAAAAAATAAGAATGGCCTCCAAAGCAAAAGTGAGAAGTTTGATCCACGACCCCATTTCCCCTAGCCACACGGCTGATGCTGTCTTGGCCAAATCGTCTCGCCCATTACTGAAGTCCGAAAAGATTATTATTGTTGGTTCTTCAACAGGGGGGACCGAAGCATTGAAAGAGTTTTTGATGCCGATGCCGCCCGATGCGCCGGCAATTATGATTGCCCAGCATATGCCAGAGTCATTTACCAAGTCTTTTGCTAATCGGTTAAATTCTTTATGTCGAATCTCGGTAAAAGAAGCGGAGCATGGAGAGCGAGTGTTGCCAGGGCATGCTTATATTGCGCCTGGGCACTCACATCTTATTTTGGGCGTTTCAGGGGCAAATTATGTGTGTGAATTATCTCAGGCCTCTCCTGTAAATCGTCACCGCCCCTCTGTGGATGTGTTATTTCGCTCGGCAGCCAATGTGGCTGGTCGCAATGCGGTCGGCGTTATTCTGACGGGAATGGGAAAAGATGGAGCGCAAGGGATGCTTGAGATGCATCAAGCGGGCTCGCATAATTTTGCGCAAGATGAGGCTAGCTGTGTGGTATTTGGTATGCCCAAAGAAGCGATTGCGGTTGGTGGGGTGCACGATATTGTTCCGCTGAAAGATATGTCGCAACGTGTGTTGGCGTGGATTGCTGCTAATAGCAGTAGAGCATTACGCATTTAA
- a CDS encoding methyl-accepting chemotaxis protein, producing the protein MTNLTFSRRISLGIAAIVAMLVILAVVAFSASSRTKDEMGALTNDHLPHLVKGQQIVNEINTIARALRNMQIIGIANAEDKSNAAAEWSRILESRSKIVELLKHLEETSKLINDQEALDQIAGISEKRALFVESQGKFKALFDAGDMAGSRLLLMGEVRQRYNNYRDAVLNFTQQEQDGALKSADQLKIEAQATQNTIVVAAILGLILAVTIALLLLRRIRRQLGGELEAVQLVLQRMSLGDFSQDIDLHGADSQSMLAQVAALQLKLRDAAKAASDNVRVKIALDSVSTSVMIADADRNIIYCNRAVDRLLQNAEADIRKELPQFSARNVIGVNIDSFHKNPSHQRSMLDRLTSEHRASIVVGGRTFALIVNPVLNDKNGREGYVVEWLDRTEAIAAELREKTLADENARILGALESTSTNVMLADENRVIVYMNKAVTSMLSGVQADLRKVLPHFDVSKLIGTNIDSFHKNPSHQSGLLANLTSAYTSQITVAGKTFKLIASPVFAKDGKRLGSVVEWVDRTQEVAVEVEVGNLVDAAVNGDFSRRLDPNGKEGFMLKLAEGMNQLVISNEAGLNDVARVLGALAQGDLTQKITADYRGLLGQLKDDCNTTCDRLSEIVLNIQEAASTINVASQEIAAGNSNLSSRTEQQAASLEETASSMEELTGTVKQNAENARQANQLAIGASDIAVKGGDVVSQVVSTMSDINESAKKIVDIISVIDGIAFQTNILALNAAVEAARAGEQGRGFAVVASEVRNLAQRSAGAAKEIKTLIGDSVLKVEAGSKLVDQAGHTMQDVVGAVRRVTDIMSEISAASNEQSAGIEQVNQAITHMDENTQQNAALVEEAAAAAESLEDQANNLTQTVGIFKLMGGKLMARTTTKLSPPVSMNKSRPHTEVKVATRSVPKLGNADEDWEEF; encoded by the coding sequence ATGACAAATTTGACATTCAGTCGTCGTATCTCATTGGGGATTGCTGCCATCGTCGCAATGCTGGTTATATTGGCTGTTGTGGCATTTAGTGCAAGTAGCCGCACCAAAGATGAAATGGGGGCGCTGACTAATGATCATTTGCCTCATTTGGTAAAAGGTCAACAGATCGTAAATGAAATAAATACGATTGCACGCGCATTGCGAAATATGCAAATTATTGGTATTGCAAATGCTGAAGATAAATCAAATGCGGCGGCTGAATGGAGCAGGATATTAGAGTCAAGATCAAAGATTGTTGAATTGCTAAAACATCTTGAGGAAACCTCGAAATTAATAAATGATCAAGAAGCCTTAGATCAGATTGCAGGTATTAGTGAGAAACGTGCCTTATTTGTCGAATCTCAAGGCAAATTTAAAGCCCTATTTGATGCGGGAGATATGGCGGGTTCGCGACTTCTGTTAATGGGAGAAGTTCGTCAGCGATATAATAATTACCGTGATGCCGTATTGAATTTTACTCAACAAGAACAAGATGGCGCCTTGAAAAGTGCAGATCAATTAAAGATTGAGGCTCAAGCAACCCAAAATACGATTGTCGTAGCCGCCATTTTAGGTTTAATACTCGCTGTAACTATTGCCTTGCTATTGCTGCGACGAATTCGTAGGCAATTAGGGGGGGAGCTTGAGGCCGTACAGCTTGTACTGCAAAGAATGTCCCTTGGTGATTTTAGTCAGGATATTGACCTCCATGGTGCCGATAGCCAGAGCATGCTAGCGCAAGTAGCGGCTTTACAGCTAAAACTTCGGGATGCGGCTAAAGCAGCATCCGACAATGTTCGTGTCAAAATTGCGCTTGATTCCGTGTCGACCAGTGTGATGATCGCAGACGCTGACAGGAATATTATTTACTGCAATCGTGCCGTTGACCGCTTATTGCAAAATGCCGAAGCCGATATTCGCAAAGAACTGCCGCAATTTAGTGCTCGCAATGTAATTGGAGTTAATATCGACAGCTTCCATAAAAACCCATCGCATCAACGCAGTATGCTCGACCGACTCACCAGTGAGCATCGCGCTAGTATCGTGGTGGGTGGCCGCACTTTCGCTCTGATTGTAAACCCCGTGCTCAACGATAAAAATGGCCGTGAAGGTTATGTGGTTGAGTGGTTGGATCGCACAGAGGCTATCGCGGCGGAATTGCGTGAGAAAACCTTGGCCGACGAAAATGCTCGCATTCTTGGGGCGCTTGAATCTACCTCTACCAATGTCATGCTAGCCGATGAAAACCGCGTTATTGTTTATATGAATAAAGCGGTAACGAGCATGCTGTCTGGCGTACAGGCTGATTTGCGCAAAGTCTTGCCACATTTTGATGTGAGCAAACTTATTGGTACGAATATTGACTCTTTCCATAAAAACCCAAGTCACCAGTCCGGTCTGTTGGCAAATCTGACTAGTGCATACACTTCGCAGATTACGGTAGCAGGTAAGACCTTTAAGCTGATTGCTAGCCCTGTGTTTGCAAAAGACGGCAAGCGCTTGGGTTCGGTGGTTGAGTGGGTTGATCGTACTCAGGAAGTTGCTGTTGAAGTTGAAGTTGGGAATCTAGTCGATGCCGCGGTGAATGGTGATTTTAGTCGCCGTCTTGATCCAAATGGTAAAGAGGGCTTTATGTTGAAACTGGCTGAGGGGATGAATCAGTTAGTAATTTCAAATGAAGCGGGTTTAAATGACGTTGCTCGGGTACTCGGTGCTTTGGCGCAAGGTGATTTAACGCAAAAAATCACCGCAGATTACCGTGGTTTGCTGGGCCAACTGAAGGATGATTGCAACACAACTTGTGATCGCCTATCCGAAATCGTTCTCAACATCCAAGAGGCCGCGAGTACGATTAATGTGGCATCACAAGAAATCGCTGCAGGTAATAGCAATCTGTCCAGCCGCACCGAGCAGCAAGCTGCTAGCTTAGAAGAAACTGCTTCGAGCATGGAAGAGCTCACAGGTACGGTGAAACAGAATGCCGAAAATGCTCGCCAAGCGAATCAACTGGCCATTGGCGCCTCGGATATCGCGGTCAAAGGCGGAGACGTGGTTAGTCAAGTCGTTTCGACGATGTCAGACATTAATGAATCGGCGAAAAAGATTGTCGACATTATTTCTGTCATTGATGGCATTGCATTCCAGACCAATATTTTGGCGCTCAACGCCGCCGTTGAGGCCGCCCGCGCTGGCGAACAAGGCCGTGGTTTTGCAGTAGTCGCTTCTGAGGTTAGAAATCTGGCGCAACGATCAGCTGGTGCGGCTAAAGAGATTAAAACCTTGATTGGTGACTCGGTATTGAAAGTAGAAGCGGGTTCAAAACTCGTTGATCAAGCGGGCCATACAATGCAGGATGTCGTCGGCGCAGTTCGCCGAGTTACCGATATTATGAGCGAAATTTCGGCAGCGTCGAATGAGCAAAGTGCTGGTATTGAGCAGGTCAATCAAGCCATTACTCATATGGACGAAAATACGCAGCAAAATGCCGCATTGGTTGAAGAGGCTGCTGCTGCGGCTGAAAGTCTTGAAGACCAAGCCAATAATTTGACGCAAACAGTGGGTATTTTCAAATTAATGGGAGGCAAGCTGATGGCCAGAACGACGACTAAGCTAAGCCCGCCAGTGAGTATGAATAAATCACGGCCTCATACTGAAGTAAAAGTAGCAACTCGTAGCGTGCCAAAATTGGGCAATGCGGATGAGGATTGGGAAGAATTTTAA
- a CDS encoding chemotaxis protein CheW, producing MTIDMSQFISVFFDEAAEHLANMESLLLKIDVSAPDPEDLNAIFRAAHSIKGGAATFGFTDLTEVTHVLENLLDRIRKNEIILQPEMVDVFLQSGDVLQAILASHRDHIDLDRAAIASITATLNHLVENQPIAAPANQSALTLIISAGEDFDAVQLNHELSRLGEIEDYEPGDVATPWLYRLKTAFDIQKLIDSLAFVVAPERISIESSADMSQDFGLFLPETEEGAISLDEGYGFFEPLESSTQTASEDDGYGFFEPLPTSANAQIPASAPLQDGEGYGFFQAIKPTTSTAPVATNQPIEMPAPATTRVPNERATDKAVDTSIRVSVEKVDQLLNLVGELVITQSMLAQNALQLDPVLHEKLLSGVAQLERNTRELQESVMSIRMMPISFVFNRYPRLVRDLAAKLGKQVELKMIGDNTELDKGFIEKLSDPLTHLVRNSLDHGIELPDVRTSRNKQAQGTLTLKAFHQGGNIVIEVSDDGAGLSRERILAKAKERGLNVSDSMSDNEVWMLIFEAGFSTASEITDVSGRGVGMDVVRKNIQSMGGRVEIQSMQGIGSTMSIRLPLTLAILDGMSISASDELYIIPLTFIVESLQPKSSEIKTMAGRGNVINVRGEYLPLIALYEIFNLKPKINSFEEGLVIILEAEGQKIALFVDDLLGQHQVVVKNLETNYRRVNGVAGATIMGDGHVAFILDVAALVKMAQHVTPTELTAMAA from the coding sequence ATGACCATCGACATGAGCCAATTCATCTCAGTTTTCTTTGATGAGGCCGCCGAGCATTTAGCCAATATGGAGTCCTTGCTGCTAAAAATCGACGTTAGCGCACCCGATCCTGAAGACCTAAATGCTATTTTCCGCGCGGCGCATTCCATCAAAGGCGGCGCTGCCACTTTCGGTTTTACAGATCTGACCGAAGTGACTCATGTTTTAGAAAATCTGCTCGATCGTATCCGTAAAAACGAAATTATTTTGCAGCCCGAAATGGTTGATGTTTTTTTGCAATCGGGCGATGTTTTACAAGCGATTTTAGCCTCTCACCGAGATCATATTGATCTTGATCGCGCCGCGATTGCGAGCATAACCGCGACGCTCAATCATCTAGTTGAAAATCAGCCTATCGCTGCACCTGCCAATCAGAGCGCTCTAACACTCATTATTAGTGCTGGTGAAGATTTTGATGCAGTTCAGCTCAACCATGAGCTATCGCGACTTGGTGAGATTGAGGATTATGAGCCGGGCGATGTGGCAACGCCCTGGCTGTATCGGCTCAAAACCGCATTCGATATACAAAAATTAATAGATTCATTGGCGTTTGTAGTTGCTCCCGAGCGCATTTCAATTGAATCGAGTGCAGATATGAGTCAAGACTTTGGCTTGTTTCTGCCTGAGACCGAAGAGGGCGCAATCAGTCTTGATGAGGGATATGGCTTTTTTGAGCCACTAGAGAGTAGTACCCAAACAGCAAGTGAAGATGATGGGTATGGCTTTTTTGAACCTCTGCCTACATCAGCCAATGCACAAATTCCAGCGAGTGCGCCTTTGCAGGACGGGGAAGGATATGGTTTTTTTCAGGCCATCAAACCTACCACTTCCACTGCCCCAGTCGCTACCAATCAGCCAATTGAAATGCCTGCGCCCGCAACGACACGGGTGCCCAATGAGCGTGCAACTGATAAGGCTGTTGATACCTCAATTCGGGTGAGCGTGGAAAAAGTAGATCAGCTTCTCAACTTAGTGGGCGAATTGGTGATTACTCAATCTATGTTGGCCCAAAATGCATTGCAACTTGATCCTGTACTCCATGAAAAGCTATTGAGTGGGGTGGCGCAATTGGAAAGAAATACCCGTGAGTTGCAAGAATCAGTGATGTCAATTCGCATGATGCCCATTTCATTTGTATTTAATCGTTATCCACGCTTGGTTCGCGATTTAGCTGCCAAATTGGGTAAACAAGTTGAATTAAAAATGATTGGCGACAATACGGAATTGGATAAAGGATTTATTGAAAAATTAAGCGACCCACTTACACATTTGGTTAGAAACAGCTTGGATCATGGTATTGAATTACCTGATGTTCGCACTAGTCGAAATAAACAGGCACAAGGTACTTTAACACTCAAGGCCTTTCATCAGGGTGGCAATATTGTCATTGAAGTGAGCGATGATGGGGCTGGTTTAAGCCGTGAACGTATTCTGGCAAAGGCGAAGGAACGCGGATTAAATGTAAGCGATAGCATGAGCGACAATGAAGTCTGGATGCTTATTTTCGAAGCAGGCTTTTCAACTGCTTCTGAAATTACCGATGTATCCGGACGTGGGGTTGGAATGGATGTTGTTCGCAAGAATATTCAGTCCATGGGTGGCCGAGTTGAAATTCAATCCATGCAAGGGATTGGTTCAACTATGAGTATTCGCCTGCCTTTAACTTTAGCCATTTTAGACGGGATGTCTATTTCTGCTTCTGATGAGCTATATATTATTCCATTAACCTTTATTGTTGAGTCGCTACAGCCAAAATCAAGTGAAATTAAAACCATGGCAGGGCGAGGAAATGTAATCAATGTTCGTGGCGAATATTTGCCGCTTATTGCCCTGTATGAAATATTTAATTTAAAGCCGAAAATCAACTCATTTGAAGAAGGTTTGGTGATTATTTTAGAAGCTGAAGGGCAAAAAATCGCTTTGTTTGTTGATGATTTATTAGGACAGCATCAGGTTGTTGTAAAAAATTTAGAAACCAACTACCGCCGAGTGAATGGTGTTGCTGGGGCAACGATCATGGGTGATGGGCATGTCGCATTTATTCTTGATGTAGCTGCACTCGTTAAAATGGCGCAGCACGTCACTCCAACCGAATTAACCGCAATGGCCGCGTAA
- a CDS encoding chemotaxis protein CheW produces the protein MDQLIKEDEANRELLVFALGKEEYGIDILKVQEIRGYDAVTSIANSPSFIKGVINLRGNIVPIVDLRIKFNIGNPTYDQFTVVIILNVAQRTLGIVVDGVSDVMTLAVDQLRSAPEFGSALDTAYILGLGTVDDRMIILVDIEKLMTSADMALVEATAA, from the coding sequence ATGGATCAGTTAATAAAAGAAGATGAAGCTAATCGTGAGTTACTGGTCTTTGCGTTGGGCAAAGAAGAGTATGGGATCGATATTTTAAAGGTTCAAGAAATCCGTGGTTATGATGCTGTGACAAGTATTGCCAATTCACCTAGTTTTATTAAAGGTGTGATTAATTTGCGTGGCAATATTGTACCGATTGTAGACTTGAGGATTAAATTCAACATTGGAAATCCAACCTATGATCAATTTACGGTTGTGATTATCCTCAATGTCGCTCAGAGAACATTGGGAATCGTTGTTGATGGTGTTTCTGATGTGATGACTTTAGCCGTTGACCAATTGCGCAGTGCTCCAGAGTTTGGTTCAGCACTAGATACTGCTTATATCTTAGGCTTGGGTACGGTGGATGATCGGATGATTATTTTGGTAGATATCGAAAAATTGATGACCAGTGCCGATATGGCATTGGTTGAAGCAACGGCGGCATAA
- a CDS encoding glutathione S-transferase, with the protein MQNKHLGVIYTFRRCPYAIRARLAIWLSGLQLELREVVLRNKPAALLAASPKGTVPVLVLNTGKVIEQSLEIMLWALQQSDPRRCLALDLDAQLQFITEHDLHFKPLLDRYKYPERHPEASSSEHRYNAMYWLENYLNKRLERYTHLWGEQYALVDLAIVPFVRQFALVDMDWFMQNAPKPLINWLDSLTNSVMFESVMEKYPPWAVENNPTLFGRADPL; encoded by the coding sequence ATGCAGAACAAACACTTAGGTGTCATTTATACATTTCGCCGTTGCCCATATGCTATTCGCGCTCGCTTAGCCATTTGGCTCAGCGGGCTACAACTTGAACTACGTGAAGTCGTGTTGCGCAACAAACCCGCCGCCCTGCTGGCTGCCTCGCCCAAGGGTACCGTGCCTGTTTTGGTATTGAATACAGGCAAGGTGATTGAGCAAAGTCTGGAGATCATGCTGTGGGCTCTCCAACAATCTGATCCAAGGCGTTGTTTGGCACTTGATTTAGACGCACAACTGCAGTTCATTACCGAACATGACCTGCATTTCAAACCGCTACTCGATCGATACAAATATCCAGAGCGACATCCCGAAGCTAGCTCAAGCGAACACAGATACAATGCCATGTATTGGCTGGAAAACTATTTAAATAAAAGACTAGAGAGATATACCCATCTTTGGGGTGAGCAATATGCTTTAGTTGATTTAGCCATCGTGCCATTTGTTCGGCAATTTGCCCTGGTCGATATGGATTGGTTTATGCAAAATGCGCCCAAGCCGCTCATAAATTGGCTCGATTCGCTCACGAATTCGGTTATGTTTGAATCGGTGATGGAAAAATACCCACCTTGGGCAGTTGAGAACAATCCCACCCTTTTTGGACGCGCAGACCCACTTTAG
- a CDS encoding CheR family methyltransferase has protein sequence MNNGHEFSYTKADFTRVVDLIYQRAGIRLNESKEQMVYSRLARRLRALQIDTFGGYLRYLEQHPDSAEWQQFTNALTTNLTSFFREAHHFDILAAQMQDSNARPFRIWCSASSTGEEPYSLAMTAFEAYQSANPPVEIIASDLDTHVLETAMQGIYALEKLEKMSLERKRGFFLKGKDERAGKVRVKKAVRDLLEFRQINLLDQRWPLDGLFDAIFCRNVMIYFDQPTQRVILEKMGRLLKPNGLLYVGHSENLHFMSEWFQSCGKTTYMLTDLAKMSWGKK, from the coding sequence ATGAATAATGGGCATGAGTTTAGCTACACCAAGGCTGATTTTACGCGTGTTGTTGATCTGATTTATCAACGTGCTGGCATTCGTCTGAATGAAAGCAAGGAGCAGATGGTGTATAGCCGTCTAGCCCGTAGATTGAGAGCTTTGCAGATCGATACCTTTGGTGGGTATTTGCGGTATTTGGAACAACATCCAGACTCAGCAGAGTGGCAGCAATTTACCAATGCGCTCACCACCAACCTCACGTCATTTTTTCGTGAAGCGCATCATTTTGATATTCTTGCCGCACAAATGCAGGATAGTAATGCTCGTCCATTTCGTATTTGGTGCTCTGCTTCATCTACGGGAGAAGAGCCCTATTCACTTGCTATGACAGCTTTCGAAGCTTATCAATCGGCGAATCCTCCCGTCGAAATTATTGCTTCAGATCTGGATACTCATGTGCTTGAGACCGCAATGCAGGGCATTTATGCCCTAGAGAAGTTAGAGAAAATGTCACTGGAACGAAAACGTGGTTTTTTCTTAAAAGGAAAAGATGAGCGGGCCGGAAAAGTACGCGTGAAAAAGGCTGTACGAGATTTGTTGGAGTTTCGGCAAATTAATCTGCTCGATCAGCGCTGGCCCCTAGATGGTTTATTCGATGCTATTTTTTGTCGCAATGTCATGATTTATTTTGATCAGCCAACCCAGCGAGTCATTTTGGAAAAAATGGGGCGATTACTCAAACCGAATGGTCTGTTGTACGTTGGTCATTCAGAAAATTTGCACTTTATGTCTGAATGGTTTCAATCCTGCGGCAAGACTACATATATGCTGACTGACTTGGCAAAAATGTCTTGGGGTAAAAAATAA
- a CDS encoding YebC/PmpR family DNA-binding transcriptional regulator — protein sequence MAGHSKWANIQHRKGRQDAKRGQIFTKLIKEITVAAKMGGGDITMNPRLRLAIDKAKAQSMPKDNIESAIKRGTGSLDGVDYIETRYEGYGLGGAAVMVDCLTDNRTRTVADVRHVFSKYGGNMGTDGCVSFQFKHCGYLIFAPGTDEDALMEAALEAGADDVATNDDGSIEVITPPYEFVNIKETLEAAGFKAEMGESTMKPQGETELTGDDAIKMQKLIDMMEALDDVQNVYTTAVFDEEE from the coding sequence ATGGCAGGTCATAGCAAATGGGCGAATATTCAGCATCGTAAAGGTCGTCAGGACGCTAAACGCGGCCAGATTTTTACCAAGCTGATCAAGGAAATCACCGTTGCCGCCAAAATGGGTGGCGGCGACATCACGATGAACCCGCGTCTGCGCCTGGCCATCGATAAAGCCAAAGCGCAATCAATGCCCAAAGACAATATCGAGAGCGCGATCAAACGCGGTACAGGCTCGCTCGATGGCGTTGATTACATCGAAACACGTTACGAAGGCTATGGTTTGGGCGGCGCAGCAGTAATGGTCGATTGCCTAACCGACAACCGCACCCGTACCGTGGCCGATGTGCGCCATGTATTTAGCAAATACGGTGGCAATATGGGCACTGACGGCTGCGTGAGTTTTCAGTTTAAACACTGTGGCTATTTGATTTTTGCACCAGGCACGGATGAAGATGCGCTGATGGAAGCGGCACTGGAAGCCGGCGCTGACGACGTTGCGACCAATGATGATGGCTCGATCGAAGTCATCACCCCACCGTACGAATTCGTCAACATCAAAGAAACGCTCGAAGCAGCTGGCTTTAAAGCTGAAATGGGCGAATCGACGATGAAGCCGCAAGGTGAAACCGAATTGACCGGTGATGATGCGATCAAAATGCAAAAACTGATCGACATGATGGAAGCTCTTGATGACGTACAAAACGTCTACACCACAGCCGTATTTGACGAAGAAGAGTAA
- the cheD gene encoding chemoreceptor glutamine deamidase CheD yields MPNASYEEVLAPTLYYDKNFSIEAAKILPGEYYVTGREMLLVTVLGSCVAACIRDNVSGIGGMNHFMLPDSHEDMATVNGVSTRYGTYAMEILINQLLKQGANKNRLEAKVFGGGNVLRGFTVSNVGLKNAEFVKAFLALERIPIVAQDLLDIHPRKVYFFPKTGRVLVKKLKSVHNNTIVEREKSYGSRLVHMQPGGDVELFD; encoded by the coding sequence ATGCCCAATGCCTCATATGAAGAAGTGCTGGCACCTACGCTTTATTATGATAAAAATTTCTCGATTGAGGCAGCCAAAATTTTGCCTGGTGAATATTATGTTACCGGACGTGAAATGCTATTAGTCACCGTTTTAGGCTCGTGCGTTGCGGCGTGTATTCGCGATAATGTGTCGGGAATAGGCGGAATGAATCATTTTATGCTGCCAGACTCACATGAGGATATGGCGACGGTGAATGGGGTTTCAACACGCTATGGCACGTATGCAATGGAGATTTTAATCAATCAATTGCTCAAACAAGGCGCAAATAAAAATCGCTTAGAGGCAAAGGTCTTTGGTGGTGGAAATGTATTGCGTGGTTTTACAGTATCAAATGTTGGGCTAAAAAATGCAGAGTTTGTAAAAGCATTTTTAGCGTTAGAGCGCATTCCAATTGTGGCACAAGATTTGTTGGATATTCATCCGAGAAAAGTTTATTTTTTTCCAAAAACTGGCCGAGTTTTGGTGAAAAAACTGAAATCAGTTCACAATAATACGATTGTTGAGCGAGAAAAAAGTTATGGTTCGCGTCTTGTTCATATGCAACCCGGTGGTGATGTCGAATTGTTTGACTAA
- a CDS encoding elongation factor P, protein MKTAHEVRAGNVILVDGQPLVVQKTEFSKSGRNSSVVKIKSKGLLSGSGSEVVYKSDDKMEVVVLDRLACTYSYFADPMYVFMDEEFNQYEVEADNLGDTLGLIVDGMEDKCEVTFYDGKAISVELPTVVVREVEYTEPAVRGDTSGKVMKPAKLVGSDMNVQVAAFIDIGDKIEIDTRTMEFKKRAN, encoded by the coding sequence ATCAAAACCGCACACGAAGTACGCGCTGGTAACGTAATCTTGGTAGACGGCCAACCTCTGGTTGTGCAAAAAACTGAGTTCTCTAAATCAGGTCGTAACTCTTCAGTTGTGAAAATCAAGTCTAAAGGCTTGTTGTCAGGCTCAGGCTCTGAAGTGGTTTACAAATCAGACGACAAAATGGAAGTGGTTGTTCTCGATCGCTTGGCTTGTACTTACAGCTACTTTGCTGACCCAATGTACGTCTTCATGGACGAAGAGTTCAACCAATACGAAGTTGAAGCTGACAACCTCGGCGACACTTTGGGCCTGATCGTTGACGGCATGGAAGACAAATGTGAAGTGACTTTCTACGACGGTAAAGCAATCTCTGTTGAGTTGCCAACTGTTGTCGTACGTGAAGTTGAATACACTGAGCCAGCAGTTCGTGGCGACACTTCAGGTAAAGTAATGAAGCCAGCTAAATTGGTTGGTTCAGACATGAACGTGCAAGTTGCTGCCTTCATCGATATCGGTGACAAAATCGAGATCGACACTCGTACTATGGAATTCAAAAAACGCGCTAACTAA
- a CDS encoding response regulator, producing MAKKILAVDDSASIRQMVSFTLRSAGYEVVEAVDGNAGVSQAKSTQVDLVLTDQNMPGMDGLTLIRTLRGLPQYSATPILMLTTESSDAMKQQGRAVGATGWLVKPFDPQKLLEVVRKVIG from the coding sequence ATGGCAAAAAAGATACTCGCAGTAGATGATTCTGCATCCATACGACAAATGGTGAGCTTTACGCTCCGTAGCGCGGGCTATGAAGTAGTGGAGGCGGTAGATGGAAATGCGGGCGTCTCACAGGCGAAAAGCACGCAAGTAGATTTGGTACTGACCGATCAGAATATGCCTGGCATGGATGGTCTAACGCTGATCCGCACCTTGCGTGGCTTGCCACAGTACAGCGCCACCCCCATTTTAATGCTAACGACTGAATCGAGTGATGCTATGAAACAACAAGGGCGCGCGGTTGGTGCAACCGGTTGGTTAGTTAAGCCATTCGATCCCCAGAAATTATTAGAAGTCGTTCGCAAAGTCATTGGTTAG